In Anaerococcus prevotii DSM 20548, the genomic window AAATTCCATATTTCAAAAACAAAGGGAGATCAAATAAAATCCAAGGGATACTTGAACAAGGACTTAGTTTTGGGTATAAGACCTGAGCATATTTACGGCGATTTTAGAAAGACCGAATCTTCTATAGTTGGCCTAGTCACCTTTATCGAGCTACTCGGTGCCCAACAATATGCCTATCTAGACGTAGCTGGCGAGAAGATTAATGCTGTTTTGAGCATGGATGAAAATTTGAGCAAAAACCAAGAACTTAAATTATACCTAGACGAGGAAAAAATGCACTTTTTCGACAAGGACTCCCAAGAAAACATTCTTCTATGAGAGGAGATTTCATGAAAAACGTACTAATAACTGGAGGGGCTGGCTATATTGGCTCTCACATAGCTGTGGAGCTTTTAGATAAAGGCTACAAGGTAAGCCTATACGATAACTTATCCAACTCTTCCAAGCTTGCTGTTAAAAGAGTCGCAGAAATTACAGGCAAAAGTCCTAATTTCTACGAAGCAGACATTCTAGATAAGAAAAGCCTAAAAGAAGTTTTTATAAAAGATAAAATAGACGTAGTAATCCACTGTGCAGCCCTTAAGGCTGTGGGAGAATCAGTCAAAAAACCACTAGAATACTATCATAATAATATCACTGGGACCCTAACACTTCTTGAAGTTATGAGGGATGTAAACTGCAAAAACATAATATTTTCTTCATCAGCAACAGTCTACGGCGATCCTGAAAGAGTTCCTATCACAGAGGACTTTCCAAAAGGCGAGTGTACCAACCCTTACGGCTGGTCTAAGTCTATGATGGAGCAAATTATGACAGACCTTCACACAGCAGATCCAGAATGGAAGGTAGTTCTTTTAAGATACTTTAACCCAATCGGAGCCCACAAGTCTGGAAAAATTGGTGAAGATCCAAAAGGAATCCCAAACAACCTCCTTCCTTATATTTCCCAAGTGGCTATAGGAAAGCTAGATCACTTGTCAGTTTTCGGTGATGACTACGACACCCATGATGGAACTGGAGTAAGAGACTATATCCATGTAGTAGACCTTGCCAAGGGCCATGTCCTAGCAGTAGATAAAATCGACGAGCTTAATGGAGTTGAGATCATAAATCTTGCAACAGGAAATGGCTACTCTGTCCTAGATGTGGTAAAGGCCTTCGAGAAGGCTAGCGGAAGAGATGTCCCTTACCAAATAGCACCTAGACGTGAAGGCGACATAGCCAAATGTTTTGCAGATGCAAAAAAAGCCGAAGAAGTTCTAGGCTGGGTCGCAGAAAATGGAATAGAAGAAATGTGCGAAGACTCATGGAGATGGCAATCACAAAACCCTAACGGATACGAACAAGGAGAGTAAAAATGAATACAACACTCGTAGTACTTGCAGCAGGAATAGGCTCAAGATACGGAGCAGGAATCAAGCAACTAGCAAAAATGGATGATAATGGCTATACGATCATAGACTATTCCATCTACGATGCAATGAAGGCAGGCTTTAATAAGGTTGTCTTTATCATAAGAGAAGAAATAGAAAAAGATTTCAAAGAAATAATAGGAAATAGAATAGAAAAAATCATCGATGTAGAGTACGCTTACCAAGATATGACCCTCCCTAATGGATTTGAAAGTCCAAAGGATAGGCAGAAACCTTGGGGTACAGTAGACGCTGTCCTTGCGACCAAAGACCTTGTAAATGAACCCTTCCTAATAATAAATGCTGACGACTACTATGGCAAGGAAGTCTTCAAAGACCTCCATCGCTTTTTAGTAAACCATGACGAGAAGGAAGATAATAAACTTCAAATCGCCATGGCAGGCTACAAGCTAAAAAATACCCTCTCAGACAACGGAACTGTAACAAGAGGAGTCTCAGTAGGAGATGATAATAACAAACTAAAAAACATAATAGAAACACACGAAATAAAACTAGAAGAAGACGGAACTCTTTCAAGCAAAGAGGGGCTAGACTCTGACCTACTCAATCTAGAATCCCTAGTATCAATGAACTTATGGGCCTCCTACCCAAGTTTCATAGACCTTTGCGAAAAACATTTCATAAAATATTTAGAAGAAAATAAAGATAAACTAGACACAGCAGAATACGTACTCCCTGATATGATAGGAGAGCTAATTGATGAAGATAAGGCAGATATAACAATACTTCCAACAGATGAAAAATGGATAGGCATAACCTACAAAGAAGACCTCTCCCCTGCCAAGGCATCATTTAAGAAAATGTTTGAAGAAAATCTTTATCCTGAAGATATATGGAAATAAAATCAAGCACTACTTTGCCAGACAGAGTAGTGCTTTTCTAATGGTTACTACATATAATACCTATAACTTTTATTATTTATTTTTTTATAAATCTCTTTTTTATTTTTTTTAGCAAAAACTTCTCAAATCTCACTTATTTTTCCAAAAATAACTTAAATATTTATTGCAATCTATCTAGGAAAATGTTAACATATAGATAGGTGGTAGTTACCATATCAGATTAACTTAAGGAGGCTTAGATGGTAAAGGAAAATAGTAAAGTAGAAGTTAAAAGAAATAAAAAGATTCCAAAAAAATTAATAGCAGCAGTTATTGGAATGGGAATTTT contains:
- the galE gene encoding UDP-glucose 4-epimerase GalE, which produces MKNVLITGGAGYIGSHIAVELLDKGYKVSLYDNLSNSSKLAVKRVAEITGKSPNFYEADILDKKSLKEVFIKDKIDVVIHCAALKAVGESVKKPLEYYHNNITGTLTLLEVMRDVNCKNIIFSSSATVYGDPERVPITEDFPKGECTNPYGWSKSMMEQIMTDLHTADPEWKVVLLRYFNPIGAHKSGKIGEDPKGIPNNLLPYISQVAIGKLDHLSVFGDDYDTHDGTGVRDYIHVVDLAKGHVLAVDKIDELNGVEIINLATGNGYSVLDVVKAFEKASGRDVPYQIAPRREGDIAKCFADAKKAEEVLGWVAENGIEEMCEDSWRWQSQNPNGYEQGE
- a CDS encoding sugar phosphate nucleotidyltransferase yields the protein MNTTLVVLAAGIGSRYGAGIKQLAKMDDNGYTIIDYSIYDAMKAGFNKVVFIIREEIEKDFKEIIGNRIEKIIDVEYAYQDMTLPNGFESPKDRQKPWGTVDAVLATKDLVNEPFLIINADDYYGKEVFKDLHRFLVNHDEKEDNKLQIAMAGYKLKNTLSDNGTVTRGVSVGDDNNKLKNIIETHEIKLEEDGTLSSKEGLDSDLLNLESLVSMNLWASYPSFIDLCEKHFIKYLEENKDKLDTAEYVLPDMIGELIDEDKADITILPTDEKWIGITYKEDLSPAKASFKKMFEENLYPEDIWK